The following proteins are encoded in a genomic region of Debaryomyces hansenii CBS767 chromosome G complete sequence:
- a CDS encoding DEHA2G03454p (similar to uniprot|P38748 Saccharomyces cerevisiae YHL010c), giving the protein MIGTDSYHIIIEIPESQDNHSLLDYRYSPIEITAIDTSSENRSNMATNDIEPLKAKFLGDGNIRLYREFEEDETSSDILSSTSSVASEPFSYPNATEGDDTMVSIIAVPTYFTATDLLGFIGDSYMKYITHLRILKSEKPNRFLVLIKFNDILKTAEFQLKYNGKPFNSMEPEACHVVFVKSIRFDAGGQIDDISSEASESLIPFLLNDPFTSPPVSHPNSPNPKSSALFKKHTNGTLMELPTCPVCLDRMDSTVTGLLTIPCQHTFHCQCLSKWKDDTCPICRYSNNVSNQKIRRSIRRLSQFSSSRSQHATPLPGPSNSFSTPNDGISNIDSGERCFDCQVDSNLWICLICGNLGCDRYAPEQHSLKHFINTGHCFAMELNTSRVWDYAGDNYVHRLVANESDGKLVELPEKETYNSINGQFSAFGNSNINFKSNNANPNFDKVDEVGFEYSQLLISQLASQREYYESLLNDRAGSRSHRASLASDTTSNQNSIKDLEAKFEEMNGKLIDLTTNTIPSLKSKIALKDAKINALTKELNNSNSLNDGLSSKVEYLSDENKQLTTQNKDLTEQVNDLMFYLESQEKFKNEPDDVRDGTVVIQQNQTSRRSRPKSKKKK; this is encoded by the coding sequence atgatagGAACTGATTCTTAtcatattatcattgaaataCCTGAGTCTCAAGATAACCATTCATTACTAGATTATAGATATTCTCCGATCGAAATTACAGCAATAGATACATCAAGTGAGAACAGATCTAATATGGCCACTAACGACATTGAACCCTTAAAGGCAAAATTCTTGGGTGATGGTAACATTCGTTTGTATAGggaatttgaagaagatgagaCTTCGCTGGACATTCTTTCTTCCACATCATCAGTAGCCTCAGAACCATTTTCCTATCCAAATGCAACAGAAGGTGATGATACAATGGTGTCAATAATTGCCGTACCTACCTACTTTACGGCTACAGACTTATTGGGCTTCATTGGCGATTCATATATGAAGTACATTACGCATTTACGAATTCTTAAGAGTGAAAAGCCTAATCGGTTTTTagttttgataaaattcaatgacATATTAAAAACGGCCgaatttcaattgaaatataacGGCAAGCCATTTAACTCGATGGAGCCAGAAGCCTGTCATGTTGTGTTTGTCAAATCAATTAGATTTGACGCAGGGGGTCAAATagatgatatttcttcagaAGCCTCGGAATCTTTGATACCATTCTTGTTGAATGATCCTTTTACATCTCCACCAGTATCTCACCCGAATAGTCCCAACCCCAAATCATCGgcattattcaagaagcaTACCAATGGGACTCTAATGGAATTGCCTACATGCCCCGTATGCTTAGATAGAATGGACTCAACAGTCACTGGATTGTTAACTATACCCTGTCAGCATACATTCCACTGCCAGTGTCTTTCTAAATGGAAAGATGATACCTGCCCGATATGTCGCTATTCCAATAATGTATCCAATCAGAAAATACGGAGATCAATTAGACGATTACTGCAATTCAGCTCCTCGAGATCACAGCATGCAACACCCTTACCTGGTCCTTCCAATTCGTTTAGTACCCCAAATGATGGGATATCCAATATTGACAGTGGCGAACGTTGTTTCGATTGTCAAGTTGATTCAAATCTTTGGATTTGCCTTATTTGTGGGAATCTAGGTTGCGATAGATACGCGCCAGAACAGCATTCACTAAAGCATTTTATTAATACGGGTCATTGTTTTGCGATGGAACTTAACACATCTAGAGTATGGGATTACGCAGGAGATAATTATGTTCACAGGTTAGTAGCAAACGAATCAGATGGGAAATTGGTTGAATTACCCGAAAAGGAAACATATAACAGTATTAATGGGCAATTCAGTGCGTTTGGCAACTCCAacattaatttcaaatcaaataacGCCAATCCCAATTTTGATAAGGTTGATGAGGTTGGGTTTGAATACTCTCAATTATTAATCAGTCAGTTGGCAAGTCAAAGAGAGTATTATGAATCTCTCCTAAATGATAGGGCGGGCTCGCGGTCCCATCGTGCATCCCTTGCATCAGATACTACCTCCAACCAAAATTCTATTAAGGACCTAGAAGCTAAATTCGAAGAGATGAATGGAAAACTAATTGATCTAACTACAAACACCATTCCATCTTTAAAAAGCAAAATTGCTCTTAAAGATGCAAAAATTAATGCATTAACAAAGGAGCTAAATAACTCGAATTCTTTGAATGATGGCCTTTCGTCTAAAGTCGAATATCTATCGgatgaaaataaacaaTTGACAACACAAAATAAAGACCTAACGGAGCAAGTTAATGATTTGATGTTTTATTTAGAAAgtcaagaaaaatttaaaaatgaGCCTGATGATGTTCGAGATGGAACGGTAGTCATACAGCAAAATCAAACTTCTCGAAGATCTAGACCCAAAagcaaaaagaagaaatga
- a CDS encoding DEHA2G03476p (similar to uniprot|Q86ZR7 Saccharomyces cerevisiae Hypothetical protein YKL033W-A), which produces MTQFPKNIKACLFDMDGTILNTEDIYTECTTELLNDFGKGPLTWDVKIRLQGRPGPEAVKIIIEEYGLSLTPEEFSQLAIKKQENKWHRSKFLPGALELLQYLYDSSIPIALGTSSNTFNFKRKTAHLQDGFNLFGPHIVTGDDERIPPGKGKPHPDIWFACLDSLNKERQEQGLDPVLIEECLIFEDGIPGVKSGIAANSYVIWIPDEKALKVLNGEEELVIGDSGEILKSLVHFDKSKYSL; this is translated from the exons ATGACTCAATT TCCCAAAAACATCAAGGCATGTCTTTTCG ATATGGATGGAACTATCCTTAATACagaagatatatatacagAATGTACgacagaattattgaatgattttggAAAGGGGCCATTGACATGGGACGTAAAGATTAGATTACAGGGAAGACCTGGCCCTGAGGCcgttaaaattatcattgaaGAGTATGGTTTATCGCTCACTCCTGAAGAATTTTCTCAATTAGCCATTAAAAAACAAGAGAACAAGTGGCATCGTTCCAAATTCTTACCGGGTGCGTTAGAATTGTTacaatatttatatgataGTTCAATTCCTATTGCTCTTGGAACCAGTTCTAAtactttcaattttaaaagAAAGACGGCACATTTGCAGGATGGTTTTAATCTATTTGGTCCGCATATTGTGACTGGAGATGATGAGAGAATTCCACCTGGAAAAGGAAAGCCACACCCTGATATTTGGTTCGCATGTTTGGATAGTCTCAATAAAGAAAGACAAGAGCAAGGTTTGGATCCTGTCTTAATAGAGGAATGCcttatatttgaagatggtATACCAGGTGTGAAATCAGGTATTGCTGCAAACTCGTATGTAATCTGGATTCCAGATGAAAAGGCACTAAAAGTCTTAaatggagaagaagaacttGTTATTGGGGATAGTggtgaaatattaaagagTCTTGTTCACTTTGATAAGTCAAAGTATTCTCTATAG
- a CDS encoding DEHA2G03498p (highly similar to uniprot|P38689 Saccharomyces cerevisiae YHL011c PRS3 ribose-phosphate pyrophosphokinase) → MSTNSIKLLASDVHRGLAELVAKRLGMKLTPSELKRDSTGEVQFSIGESVRDEDIFIICQIGSGEVNDRVIELLIMINACKTASARRISVILPNFPYARQDRKDKSRAPITAKLMADMLTTSGCNHVITMDLHASQIQGFFDVPVDNLYAEPSVVRYIKETINYKDAIMISPDAGGAKRAAGLADRLDLNFALIHKERARANEVSKMVLVGDVTDKISIIVDDMADTCGTLAKAAEVLLDNGAKEVIAIVTHGILSGNAIKNINNSKLTKVICTNTVPFEEKLSLCPKLDTIDVSAVLAEAIRRLHNGESISYLFKNAPL, encoded by the coding sequence ATGTCTACAAACTCCATCAAATTGCTAGCCAGTGATGTTCATAGAGGCTTGGCTGAACTCGTTGCCAAAAGATTGGGTATGAAATTGACGCCTTCtgaattgaaaagagaTTCAACAGGAGAGGTCCAGTTTTCCATTGGGGAATCAGTTAGAGACGAAGATATCTTCATAATTTGTCAGATTGGATCAGGAGAGGTTAACGACCGAGTAATAGAGTTATTGATCATGATAAATGCTTGTAAAACCGCCAGTGCAAGAAGAATTTCTGTTATATTGCCAAACTTCCCATATGCCAGACAAGATAGAAAGGATAAATCCAGAGCACCTATCACTGCCAAGTTAATGGCGGATATGTTGACAACATCGGGATGTAACCATGTCATTACTATGGACTTACACGCCTCCCAGATCCAAGGGTTTTTCGATGTTCCAGTGGACAATTTATATGCCGAGCCAAGTGTGGTGagatatattaaagaaactATCAACTATAAAGACGCAATCATGATCTCTCCTGATGCTGGTGGTGCAAAGAGGGCTGCAGGTTTAGCCGACAGgttagatttgaattttgccTTAATCCACAAAGAAAGAGCCCGGGCTAACGAAGTGTCGAAGATGGTCTTAGTCGGTGATGTAACTGACAAGATCTCTATTATTGTCGACGACATGGCTGACACTTGTGGTACTTTAGCTAAGGCAGCTGAAGTTTTATTGGATAACGGTGCAAAAGAAGTTATTGCTATTGTCACCCACGGAATTTTGTCCGGTAATGCAATCAAAaacattaataattctaaattgACCAAGGTTATTTGTACAAACACCGTTCCgtttgaagaaaaattactGCTTTGTCCTAAGTTAGACACCATTGACGTTTCTGCCGTATTGGCAGAAGCTATCAGAAGATTACATAATGGTGAAAGTATCtcttatttatttaaaaatgCCCCATTATAG
- a CDS encoding DEHA2G03432p (no similarity), with product MSKNKDGDPTSQHRRLPSFTELIQSFDPYSRQENARPKTLRSSSSSEILPTIITQPISGGDLTSPKDLKIDESAIDKRRTYSYGHGGFRYGSYRFPTKNAEVTSPGDHPRPIHSKSSSLPNIAYTDVSEESTRKNDEENLLSSLSRMLDSSAHNNEMQAIRNNYLTLVEQAPDRTIEGSKLLHGYVNNSNHPKFTTHESFKQFILNTSPQSIDNLIAEYNDNIATMTAFKAMILQYIKEEEVAANKALTKMSPPKSQPSYSTQLSPTRKPSTGTKISSKRHKSSMGNIDSSHKTESTVLDIGGSIVPLEIKKQTLYSGSSTSPLDLGALNPDLSVRQEIRCNHCGSKNTPEWRKGLDGNRTLCNACGLFYSKLTKKYNAEEAARIMKERKDTGSVNNRRIK from the exons ATGAGTAAGAATAAGGACGGCGACCCGACGTCACAGCATAGACG GCTTCCATCCTTCACAGAATTAATACAGTCATTTGATCCATACCTGCGACAGGAGAATGCAAGGCCTAAGACATTGAgatcatcttcttcttcagaaaTACTTCCCACAATAATAACTCAACCAATTTCCGGCGGTGATTTGACTAGTCCAAAAGACTTAAAAATAGATGAATCGGCCATTGACAAACGTCGAACATATTCGTACGGGCACGGAGGTTTTAGATATGGTAGCTATCGATTTCCTACCAAAAATGCTGAAGTCACATCTCCAGGAGATCACCCACGTCCTATTCATTCAAAAAGCTCATCCTTACCAAATATTGCATATACTGATGTATCTGAAGAATCTACTCGAAAAAATGACGAAGAGAACCTATTATCGTCGTTGAGCAGAATGTTGGATTCTAGTGCtcataataatgaaatgcAAGCCATTCGAAATAACTATCTCACATTGGTTGAACAAGCACCAGACAGGACCATCGAAGGTTCTAAATTATTGCATGGCTATGTTAATAACTCAAATCATCCCAAATTTACGACTCACGAATCATTTAAGCAGTTCATACTAAATACATCACCGCAAAGCATTGACAACCTAATAGCCGAATATAACGATAATATTGCAACGATGACAGCGTTCAAAGCTATGATATTACAATATAtcaaggaagaagaagtggCTGCAAATAAAGCACTAACAAAAATGTCACCTCCAAAGCTGCAACCACTGTACTCGACGCAATTGTCGCCTACCCGTAAACCATCTACAGGCACTAAAATATCAAGCAAGAGACACAAATCCAGTATGGGCAACATAGATTCCAGCCACAAAACAGAATCTACAGTTCTTGATATCGGTGGTAGTATAGTTCCTCtagaaattaaaaaacaAACCCTATATTCTGGTTCTTCAACCTCACCTCTTGATCTTGGTGCTCTAAATCCGGATTTGAGCGTACGGCAGGAAATACGCTGCAACCATTGCGGTTCGAAAAATACACCAGAATGGCGAAAAGGCTTGGATGGTAATAGGACACTTTGCAACGCTTGTGGGTTGTTTTATTCAAAGTTGActaagaaatataatgcaGAAGAGGCTGCACGGATCATGAAAGAAAGGAAAGATACAGGTTCGGTAAAtaatagaagaattaaataa